In Opitutaceae bacterium TAV5, one genomic interval encodes:
- a CDS encoding glycoside hydrolase family 28 yields MRISITETGAIASPSAINTRAIQQAIDRCADAGGGVVYFPPGTFLTGTLWLKTNITLYLEAGCTLLACPERDEYNAIDCFPEQDVVAHQAANGTHLLIAYRCDNVTLAGRGTIDGNPSAFFNQGVIARDPEREGSHDHYKLPDERPGQMLYFVGSTHVRLENVSLVNACFWSVYLLDCDTVKISGLTIRSDRKIPNSDGLHFNCCRNLVVDNCDIDTADDCIVLRGHYKVLGDADVPMENAIVSNCILRTRCCALRLGVGDGTIRDCLFSNLVIRDTRTGISIWPAYSDRYPRGTDIDNVRFENIVMDVTTPVNLTLGVGAKAAVGNIVFKGLSCRATKSVYIVGEETVRVSDIDFIDCVFRFFGHRLQSPFDAESCALEHPWKEAVTNPPACGIFVRYADRVRFRNVRLDWTRAEGQRSESLCCIDCDDISFDNMDSVDFARMGIPSAFRLVRSSVSRPDRSPDP; encoded by the coding sequence ATGCGCATATCCATCACGGAAACCGGCGCGATCGCCTCTCCCTCGGCAATCAACACCCGCGCCATCCAGCAGGCCATCGACCGATGCGCCGACGCCGGTGGCGGTGTGGTTTATTTCCCTCCGGGAACTTTTTTAACGGGAACCCTGTGGCTGAAAACCAACATCACGCTTTATCTGGAGGCCGGCTGCACCCTGCTGGCCTGCCCCGAGCGCGACGAATACAACGCGATCGACTGCTTTCCCGAACAGGACGTGGTCGCCCATCAGGCCGCCAACGGAACGCACCTGCTGATCGCCTACCGATGCGACAACGTGACTCTCGCCGGTCGGGGAACCATCGACGGCAATCCCTCCGCGTTTTTTAATCAAGGCGTCATCGCGCGCGACCCGGAACGCGAGGGAAGCCACGACCATTACAAGCTGCCCGACGAGCGCCCCGGGCAAATGCTGTATTTTGTCGGCTCCACCCACGTGCGACTGGAAAACGTTTCGCTGGTGAACGCCTGCTTCTGGAGCGTTTACCTGCTCGACTGCGACACCGTGAAGATTTCCGGGCTGACCATCCGGAGCGACCGGAAGATTCCGAACTCCGACGGACTGCATTTCAACTGCTGCCGCAACCTCGTCGTGGACAATTGCGACATCGACACAGCCGACGACTGCATCGTGCTGCGCGGGCACTACAAGGTGCTGGGAGACGCGGACGTGCCAATGGAGAACGCCATCGTTTCCAATTGCATCCTGCGCACCCGCTGCTGCGCGCTGCGGCTCGGCGTCGGCGACGGCACCATTCGCGACTGCCTGTTTTCCAACCTCGTCATCCGTGACACCCGCACCGGGATCAGCATCTGGCCCGCTTACTCGGACCGCTATCCGCGAGGAACCGATATCGACAACGTCCGGTTCGAGAACATCGTCATGGATGTCACCACGCCGGTGAACCTGACGCTCGGCGTCGGGGCCAAGGCCGCGGTCGGCAACATCGTCTTCAAGGGTCTGTCCTGCCGGGCCACCAAGTCCGTCTATATCGTCGGCGAGGAAACCGTGCGCGTGTCCGACATCGATTTCATCGACTGCGTCTTCCGGTTCTTCGGCCACAGGTTGCAATCGCCGTTCGACGCGGAGTCCTGCGCCCTGGAGCACCCCTGGAAAGAAGCGGTCACGAATCCGCCCGCCTGCGGTATTTTCGTCCGTTACGCGGATCGTGTGCGGTTCCGCAATGTCCGGCTCGACTGGACCCGCGCGGAAGGGCAACGCTCCGAATCGCTGTGCTGCATCGATTGTGATGACATCAGCTTCGACAACATGGACTCCGTGGACTTTGCCCGAATGGGCATCCCGTCCGCGTTTCGACTGGTGCGATCTTCCGTCTCAAGACCCGATCGATCGCCGGATCCCTGA
- a CDS encoding anchor protein, which yields MQGMKSLTMPSRLFPLSFAAGLALATAGAHATVYLEETFSGYVAGSLGGQSASSASAGLSGNWERNAVTDTYADVQSASLAFGDLANEGGSLRLYGTAANKSVVIGARVDASLAGTVYSAFVFRFDTLSTSNAASFSGIRMSSTQDGSSDTRFAVSPDGSASLGGTPDARFNGSVGSSGWGTLLASETYIALSRYERVGDTLSASAKGKLTTWYLTLDQFNAYKTDNFATLNAATAADVAAKTYSESSSGTSTITGSYLQFVVFNASGETGLIDVTFDALRFGDSFDAVTPLSIPEPATWAVLIGAAAFGIAVMLRKRSRR from the coding sequence ATGCAGGGCATGAAATCCCTGACAATGCCCTCCCGTTTATTCCCGCTCTCATTTGCTGCCGGTCTGGCCCTGGCGACTGCCGGCGCTCACGCAACTGTCTATCTTGAGGAAACCTTTTCCGGATACGTTGCCGGATCATTAGGCGGCCAGAGCGCGTCATCGGCCAGTGCCGGACTCTCGGGAAATTGGGAGCGTAATGCAGTAACGGATACTTATGCGGACGTGCAATCCGCCAGCCTCGCATTTGGCGATCTGGCCAACGAAGGAGGATCGCTTCGCCTCTACGGGACTGCGGCCAACAAATCCGTTGTCATTGGCGCCAGGGTGGACGCATCGCTCGCCGGCACGGTATATTCCGCATTCGTATTCCGGTTCGACACCCTTTCCACCTCGAACGCGGCGTCTTTTTCTGGTATCCGCATGAGCAGTACGCAGGATGGCAGTTCCGATACCCGGTTTGCCGTTTCACCTGATGGCAGTGCCTCACTTGGGGGCACACCTGATGCCCGGTTCAACGGCAGTGTCGGCTCCAGCGGATGGGGCACGCTTCTGGCCAGTGAAACCTACATTGCACTCTCCAGATATGAGCGCGTTGGCGACACCCTGTCGGCTTCAGCCAAAGGCAAGCTTACGACCTGGTATCTGACCCTTGACCAGTTCAACGCTTACAAGACGGATAACTTCGCAACGCTCAATGCGGCTACCGCCGCCGATGTCGCGGCCAAGACCTATTCTGAATCCTCTTCCGGGACGAGCACCATAACCGGGAGCTATCTCCAGTTTGTTGTCTTCAATGCCAGCGGGGAGACGGGACTCATCGACGTCACGTTCGACGCGCTCCGATTTGGCGACTCTTTCGATGCCGTCACCCCCTTGTCCATTCCCGAGCCTGCCACATGGGCGGTGCTGATCGGCGCCGCCGCATTCGGAATCGCGGTCATGCTTCGCAAGCGCTCACGCCGGTGA
- a CDS encoding glucarate dehydratase, protein MKIIDLKVRTVAIPLTCQLRHNTGVHPGYFLRTILELVTDEGIVGLGEVGGGDQRAALLRLKPRIVGLDPFHLETIKLKVLRSIYYLSNARLYAAIEMACLDIIGKAVDRPLCDLLGGPVRDAIPMIAYLFWRYDRPGGGDDTCAGDLADWCQELYETLGVRAMKLKAGVMDPGEEARVLELCRERLGPDFGLRIDPNGVWSVPTAVRIGRRLEPLGIEYFEDPSWGLNGNAEVRKQIRIPVATNMYPARFDDLAPAVKLGSVDIVLTDIHYWEGPRGVKDLAAVCRTFGLGVAMHSGAEFGIELAAMLHTASTIPEMTFAGDAHYHYLTDDIIEGGLMKYRDGCLPVPRGPGLGVTLDEEKMQKYEREYEKRGDYYARFHQDPRRPDWFPIVGGV, encoded by the coding sequence ATGAAGATCATTGACCTGAAAGTACGCACCGTCGCCATCCCCCTCACCTGCCAGCTCCGCCACAATACCGGCGTCCATCCCGGATATTTTCTCCGTACGATCCTCGAACTCGTCACCGACGAAGGCATCGTGGGTCTCGGCGAGGTTGGCGGAGGCGACCAGCGCGCCGCCCTCCTCCGGCTCAAACCCCGCATCGTCGGGCTGGATCCGTTTCACCTCGAAACGATCAAGCTCAAGGTCCTCCGCTCGATCTACTACCTCTCCAACGCCCGCCTCTACGCCGCCATCGAAATGGCCTGCCTCGACATCATCGGCAAGGCGGTCGACCGCCCCCTCTGCGACCTGCTCGGCGGCCCCGTGCGCGACGCCATTCCCATGATCGCGTATCTGTTCTGGCGCTACGACCGGCCCGGCGGGGGCGACGACACCTGCGCCGGGGACCTCGCCGACTGGTGCCAGGAACTCTACGAAACGCTCGGCGTGCGCGCCATGAAGCTCAAGGCCGGCGTCATGGACCCCGGCGAGGAAGCGCGTGTGCTCGAACTGTGCCGCGAACGGCTCGGCCCCGATTTCGGCCTGCGCATCGACCCCAACGGCGTCTGGTCCGTGCCCACCGCCGTCCGCATCGGCCGACGACTCGAACCGCTCGGCATCGAGTATTTCGAGGACCCGTCCTGGGGGCTCAATGGCAATGCCGAAGTCCGCAAACAGATCCGCATTCCGGTGGCCACCAACATGTATCCGGCCCGCTTCGACGACCTCGCTCCGGCCGTGAAACTCGGCTCCGTGGACATCGTGCTCACCGACATCCACTACTGGGAAGGTCCCCGCGGTGTGAAGGACCTCGCCGCCGTCTGCCGCACCTTCGGCCTCGGCGTGGCCATGCACAGCGGCGCGGAGTTCGGCATCGAGCTGGCCGCCATGCTTCACACTGCCAGCACGATCCCCGAGATGACGTTCGCCGGCGATGCGCATTACCACTACCTCACCGACGACATCATCGAGGGCGGCCTCATGAAATACCGCGACGGCTGCCTGCCCGTTCCCCGCGGCCCCGGCCTCGGCGTCACACTCGACGAGGAGAAAATGCAGAAATACGAACGCGAATACGAGAAGCGCGGCGACTACTACGCCCGCTTCCACCAGGATCCCCGCCGCCCCGACTGGTTCCCCATCGTCGGCGGCGTGTGA